The genome window CGTCAGAACATGATCAATCGTACCAAGGACGTGCTGGTCGAAGCCGGGTTTCCGGCATTCACAGCAGCAAAGGCCTCTGGCCGGGGCAGACGTCCTGTGGATTTTGAGCTTTTGCAGGCAATTAATGAAGACCCAAGCGAGAGCGCTGATGTACTCCCGACTCTGGCCCAGGGAGGCCGTCTTATTCCCAAACGGTTGCTCTACGTGGTGGTCCCTGACGACAAGGTGACCGATTTAGTAAATCTCATCATTA of Desulfovulcanus ferrireducens contains these proteins:
- a CDS encoding P-II family nitrogen regulator is translated as MKEVIAIIRQNMINRTKDVLVEAGFPAFTAAKASGRGRRPVDFELLQAINEDPSESADVLPTLAQGGRLIPKRLLYVVVPDDKVTDLVNLIIKTNQTGSPGDGKIFVLPMDDVIRVRTGESGDKAVDEMKG